A genomic stretch from Schistosoma haematobium chromosome 2, whole genome shotgun sequence includes:
- the USP15_3 gene encoding Ubiquitin carboxyl-terminal hydrolase 15 (EggNog:ENOG410V59F~COG:O~MEROPS:MER0005427) gives MMSVATFTACFKKVAVRNGLANLHKCCHFRYSKAKVDELMNVDITKGDLWYILSLNWWTKWEEFVDSVSKSGMVDETSEEYPGKVDNSDILCDGKLKENLLLENDITLIPRNVWKLFVDFYGCTHTDISVFERRAIQAPKSAEIEIYPPHYSFYLNPPNSSATFLFEGTYCKFQTIRELKLIVAQHLKAAPGVNVHLSIHNEQNEFEELEDEDATIEEANLEREKVIFVHLEPRNGIRSDSRLKSNDSIGSQPESQMLSLHGSSPPLVPGVCGLNNLGNTCFMNSALQCMSNVSALTSYFLSGKWKSELNIRNPLGSQGRIAIAYADLIKQLWSGTRAYAVPREFKSTVTTSGRTRWSLSMCVLHSYSCKTKNERIDFMFCNS, from the exons ATGATGAGCGTTGCAACTTTCACCGCTTGTTTTAAGAAAGTTGCGGTTAGGAATGGTCTCGCA AACCTGCATAAGTGCTGCCACTTTCGCTACTCAAAAGCCAAAGTTGATGAGTTAATGAATGTAGATATAACAAAAGGAGACTTATG GTATATCCTGTCTCTTAACTGGTGGACGAAGTGGGAGGAATTTGTGGACTCGGTTTCCAAAAGTGGGATGGTTGACGAAACCTCGGAAGAGTATCCAGGAAAAGTTGATAACAGTGATATTTTAT GTGATGGAAAATTAAAAGAGAACTTGCTCTTAGAAAATGACATCACGTTAATACCTAGAAATGTGTGGAAGCTGTTTGTTGATTTTTATGGTTGTACGCACACAGACATTTCAGTCTTCGAACGGCGTGCCATCCAAGCTCCAAAGTCAGCGGAAATTGAAATATATCCACCTCACTACTCATTTTACTTAAATCCTCCAAATTCAAGTGCCACTTTCCTGTTTGAAGGGACATATTGCAAGTTTCAGACAATAA GAGAACTTAAACTGATAGTCGCGCAACATCTTAAAGCAGCACCTGGCGTGAATGTTCACTTATCAATACACAATGAGCAAAATGAGTTTGAAGAATTAGAAGATGAAGATGCTACCATAGAAGAAGCTAACCTGGAGCGTGAAAAA GTTATTTTTGTTCATCTGGAACCTAGAAATGGAATACGCAGTGA TTCACGTTTGAAGTCGAATGACTCTATAGGATCTCAACCTGAATCTCAGATGCTGTCGTTACATGGGTCCAGTCCGCCTTTAGTACCAGGAGTTTGTGGTCTCAATAACTTGGGAAATACCTGTTTTATGAATAGTGCTCTTCAGTGTATGTCCAATGTTTCTGCATTAACCAGTTACTTCCTAAGTGGTAAATGGAAGTCAGAACTAAATATACGTAATCCACTTGGATCTCAAGGAAGAATTGCTATTGCTTACGCAGATCTCATTAAGCAGCTGTGGTCGGGGACGCGAGCATATGCTGTGCCTCGTGAGTTTAAG AGTACTGTCACTACATCTGGACGAACAAGATGGTCCTTAAGTATGTGTGTTCTTCATTCATATTCATGTAAGACGAAAAACGAGAGAATTGATTTTATGTTTTGCAATAGTTAA